A region of Zeugodacus cucurbitae isolate PBARC_wt_2022May chromosome 5, idZeuCucr1.2, whole genome shotgun sequence DNA encodes the following proteins:
- the LOC105216470 gene encoding uncharacterized protein LOC105216470, translated as MQIFNILLLILLVLPCLVYTTEQTNAGASTDPTPLQTNPESTTESAVTPGNGGNSPGNGANSPGNGANTGGGSNSGSGSNSGSGASNPSETPSGSPAQGSGGNNGGNQAQRIRQQQQRRRRQRQLRRQRQQRQRRRRQQQQRRRNRQQRRRRNGRRGGRRGGRRGNNNNRFG; from the coding sequence ATGCAAATCTTTAATATCTTGTTGCTAATACTTTTAGTTTTACCATGTTTGGTGTATACAACCGAACAAACTAACGCTGGCGCTAGTACAGATCCCACACCACTCCAGACGAACCCAGAGTCTACAACTGAATCAGCTGTAACTCCTGGTAATGGTGGAAATAGTCCTGGTAATGGTGCAAATAGTCCTGGTAATGGTGCAAATACTGGAGGCGGTTCAAATAGTGGAAGCGGTTCAAATAGTGGAAGTGGTGCAAGTAATCCAAGTGAGACTCCTAGCGGGAGTCCGGCTCAAGGATCCGGTGGTAATAATGGCGGTAATCAAGCGCAAAGAATtagacaacaacagcagcgtagAAGGAGACAACGACAGCTGCGGAGACAGCGTCAACAGCGACAGAGGAgaagaagacaacaacaacaaagacgtAGAAATCGTCAGCAAAGGCGTCGCAGAAATGGCCGCAGAGGT